A single window of Taeniopygia guttata chromosome 1, bTaeGut7.mat, whole genome shotgun sequence DNA harbors:
- the KLHL15 gene encoding kelch-like protein 15 has translation MAGDVEGFSSSIHDTSVSAGFRALYEEGLLLDVTLVIEDHQFQAHKALLATQSDYFRIMFTADMRERDQDKIHLKGLTATGFSHVLQFMYYGTIELSMNTVHEILQAAMYVQLIEVVKFCCSFLLAKICLENCAEIMRLLDDFGVNIEGVREKLDSFLLENFVPLMSRPDFLSYLSFEKLMSYLDNDHLSRFPEIELYEAVQAWLRHDRRRWRHTDTIIQNIRFCLMTPSSVFEKVKTSEFYRYSRQLRHEVDQAMNYFHSIHQQPLMEMKSNKIRSAKPQTAVFRGMIGHSMVNSKILLLHKPRVWWELEGPQVPLRPDCLAIVNNFVFLLGGEELGPDGEFHASSKVFRYDPRQNTWLRMADMSVPRSEFAVGVIGRYVYAVAGRTRDETFYSTERYDITEDKWEFVDPYPVNKYGHEGTVLGNKLYITGGITSSSTSKQVCVFDPSKEGTVEQRTRRTQVVTNCWENKCKMNYARCFHKMISYNGKLYVFGGVCVILRASFESQGCPSTEVYDPDTDQWTILASMPIGRSGHGVAVLDKQIMVLGGLCYNGHYSDSILTFDPEENKWKEDEYPRMPCKLDGLQVCSLHFPEYVLEHVRRCS, from the exons ATGGCAGGGGACGTGGAAGGGTTTAGCTCCTCCATCCATGACACCAGTGTCTCTGCAGGATTCAGAGCACTGTATGAGGAGGGATTGCTTCTTGATGTCACACTTGTCATTGAAGACCACCAATTTCAGGCCCATAAAGCACTGCTTGCCACCCAGAGTGATTACTTCAGGATTATGTTCACAGCAGACATGCGAGAACGAGATCAGGACAAAATCCATTTGAAAGGTCTGACAGCTACAGGCTTCAGTCATGTCCTCCAATTCATGTACTATGGAACTATTGAACTGAGTATGAACACTGTTCATGAAATCCTTCAGGCTGCCATGTATGTCCAGCTTATAGAGGTGGTAaagttttgctgctcttttctcttAGCTAAAATCTGCTTAGAAAACTGTGCAGAAATTATGAGACTTCTGGATGATTTTGGTGTAAACATCGAAGGAGTCAGGGAAAAATTGGATTCCTTTCTGCTAGAGAATTTTGTGCCACTCATGTCCAGACCTGACTTTCTTTCATATCTGAGCTTTGAGAAGCTCATGTCTTACTTGGATAATGATCATCTGAGCAGGTTTCCAGAGATAGAGCTGTATGAAGCTGTTCAGGCCTGGCTACGCCATGATAGAAGACGCTGGAGACATACGGACACCATCATTCAGAACATCAGGTTTTGTTTGATGACACCATCCAGTGTTTTTGAGAAG gTAAAAACATCAGAGTTTTATCGATACTCCCGGCAGCTGCGACATGAGGTTGACCAAGCCATGAATTACTTTCATAGCATTCACCAACAGCCTTTGATGGAAATGAAATCGAACAAAATTCGTTCAGCCAAACCCCAGACTGCAGTATTTAGAGGAATGATAGGACACAGTATGGTAAACAGTAAAATTCTTCTCTTGCACAAACCAAGGGTCTGGTGGGAACTAGAGGGTCCTCAAGTACCTTTACGACCAGACTGCCTTGCCATTGTAAATAACTTCGTGTTCTTATTAGGTGGGGAAGAACTGGGGCCAGATGGTGAGTTCCATGCTTCATCCAAAGTGTTTAGATACGACCCAAGACAGAACACTTGGTTACGAATGGCAGACATGTCTGTGCCACGGTCTGAGTTTGCTGTTGGAGTGATTGGCAGGTATGTTTATGCAGTGGCTGGGAGAACCCGTGATGAAACGTTTTACTCCACTGAACGGTATGATATTACTGAAGATAAATGGGAATTTGTGGATCCCTATCCAGTAAATAAGTACGGACATGAAGGGACTGTGCTTGGTAACAAGTTGTATATCACTGGTGGAATTACATCATCTTCAACTTCTAAGCAAGTGTGTGTGTTTGATCCCAGTAAAGAAGGGACAGTAGAGCAGCGAACACGGAGAACTCAAGTGGTCACTAACTGTTGGGAGAACAAATGCAAAATGAATTATGCGAGGTGCTTTCACAAAATGATTTCTTATAATGGTAAGCTTTATGTCTTTGGTGGTGTTTGTGTGATCCTGAGAGCTTCCTTTGAATCTCAAGGATGTCCATCTACAGAAGTCTATGACCCTGATACCGATCAATGGACTATATTGGCTTCTATGCCAATAGGTAGGAGTGGTCATGGTGTAGCTGTTCTGGACAAACAGATAATGGTTCTTGGAGGCCTTTGTTACAATGGTCATTACAGTGATTCCATTCTCACTTTTGatccagaggaaaacaaatggaAAGAAGATGAATATCCAAGGATGCCGTGCAAGCTGGATGGCTTGCAGGTCTGCAGCCTGCACTTCCCTGAGTATGTCTTGGAGCATGTTAGACGTTGCAGCtaa
- the EIF2S3 gene encoding eukaryotic translation initiation factor 2 subunit 3 — MAGDEAGVTLGQPHLSRQDLGTLDVTKLTPLSPEVISRQATINIGTIGHVAHGKSTVVKAISGVHTVRFKNELERNITIKLGYANAKIYKLDDPSCSRPECYRSCGSSTPDEFPTDIPGTKGNFKLVRHVSFVDCPGHDILMATMLNGAAVMDAALLLIAGNESCPQPQTSEHLAAIEIMKLKHILILQNKIDLVKESQAKEQYEQILAFVQGTVAEGAPIIPISAQLKYNIEVVCEYIVKKIPVPLRDFTSEPRLIVIRSFDVNKPGCEVDDLKGGVAGGSILKGVLKVGQEIEVRPGIVSKDSEGKLMCKPIFSKIVSLFAEHNDLQYAAPGGLIGVGTKIDPTLCRADRMVGQVLGAVGALPEIFTELEISYFLLRRLLGVRTEGDKKAAKVQKLSKNEVLMVNIGSLSTGGRVSAVKADLGKIVLTNPVCTEVGEKIALSRRVEKHWRLIGWGQIRRGVTIKPTVDDD; from the exons ATGGCGGGGGACGAGGCGGGAGTGACTCTGGGGCAGCCGCACCTCAGCCGGCAGGATCTCGGCACCTTG GATGTTACCAAGTTGACGCCACTTTCACCAGAAGTCATCAGCAGACAAGCAACAATTAATAtag GTACAATTGGTCATGTAGCCCATGGAAAGTCAACAGTAGTCAAAGCTATATCTGGAGTTCATACTGTCAGATTTAAAAATGAACTGGAAAGAAATATCACAATCAAGCTGGGTTATGCTAATGCAAAG atttaCAAGCTGGATGACCCAAGCTGCTCTCGACCAGAGTGCTATCGATCCTGTGGAAGTAGCACCCCAGATGAGTTCCCTACAGATATTCCTGGCACCAAAGGGAACTTTAAACTAGTCAG GCATGTCTCTTTTGTGGATTGCCCTGGCCACGACATTTTGATGGCTACCATGTTGAACGGCGCAGCAGTAATGGATGCAGCTTTGCTGTTGATAG CTGGTAATGAGTCATGCCCTCAACCTCAGACCTCAGAACATCTAGCTGCTATAGAAATCATGAAACTGAAGCACATTTTGATTCTACAGAATAAGATTGACTTGGTGAAAGAGAGCCAGGCTAAAGAACAGTATGAACAGATTCTTGCATTTGTACAAG GTACAGTTGCAGAAGGAGCTCCAATAATTCCAATCTCAGCACAGCTGAAGTACAACATAGAGGTGGTTTGTGAATACATAGTGAAGAAAATCCCAGTCCCTTTGCGAGACTTCACATCTGAACCAAGGCTCATTG TTATTAGATCTTTTGATGTCAACAAGCCTGGCTGTGAAGTTGATGACCTTAAGGGAGGTGTTGCTGGTGGCAGTATTCTAAAGGGTGTTTTGAAG GTGGGCCAGGAAATTGAGGTGAGGCCTGGTATTGTCTCCAAGGACAGTGAAGGCAAACTCATGTGCAAGCCAATCTTTTCCAAAATTGTGTCACTCTTTGCTGAACATAATGATCTACAATATGCTGCTCCAGGAGGCCTTATAG GTGTTGGCACTAAGATTGATCCCACTTTGTGCCGGGCTGACCGCATGGTGGGCCAAGTTCTTGGGGCAGTTGGGGCACTGCCAGAAATATTTACAGAGCTAGAAATTTCCTACTTCTTGCTGAGACGACTCTTAGGTGTGCGCACTGAAGGAGACAAGAAAGCTGCAAAG GTGCAAAAATTATCGAAGAATGAAGTTCTGATGGTAAACATAGGATCCTTATCTACTGGAGGGAGAGTCAGTGCTGTAAAGGCTGATTTGGGGAAGATTGTGCTAACTAACCCTGTATGCACAGAAGTGGGAGAAAAAATTGCTCTGAGTCGAAGAGTTGAGAAACATTGGCG tttaatTGGTTGGGGTCAGATCAGAAGAGGAGTGACAATCAAGCCAACTGTTGATGATGACTGA